Part of the Musa acuminata AAA Group cultivar baxijiao chromosome BXJ3-10, Cavendish_Baxijiao_AAA, whole genome shotgun sequence genome, CAATATGCTTGATGCCGAAGATAAATCCGACAATGACATGAGCCCTAGCTACGATGATACTAAATGGAAAAAACGAAGAAATGCTTACTCGTATAAATGTCTTCAGCCGCAAAAATGGAGATGCAATAGAACTGCCCTGACTTAGACGGAAGAAGAACCTCAAAAACTGTGAAACTTATATCTTGCTCGATGGGTTTTGCATTTTCAACTAATTCCAACAGTATATATCACACTGAAATCTGATTTGACAGCACGAAACAACTTGTAACATTATCAAAGATAATTGAAAATAAGAGAATTTAGCTCAGTGCCTAATTAATAGTTTTGTTGGGTTAAGCTTAAAGTTTCTTCAATGGATAAGTGGttgtttttcttattttcatGCCTGACCTTCCCCTTCTTTTATCTAGCAATACTCATGCTAACAACTAAATTAAAACATAAGgttgataaaaaaaatgattaaaagGTCTCTAACAACTAAAGCTTcctatgctaactataaaattcAAACATGTAAACCATcccaaaatattaaataaaaaaaatacctgATGCTAATAAGTCTCAAACAGCTTTTACTTGAAAAGAAAATGGTTGGACTGTCAAGGCATAAAGAAGATAAGGAAATTCAGCAGCATCCTAAAGAAGTTGAAGAAGCAGTTAGTACAAGGCAGTACTTCCAGATGACAAAATGTAACCTTCTTGCTATCCTCATGTAAGCGCACCTGTAAAGGAAGAACAAGCAATGTCAAGCACCAAGGAATGGTGATTGTTTACTTAACTAGTGAACATGACTAGCTTTACCATCACCAAACAATTCAAAACACAAAAAGTTTATCTTACTTTGTTGACACACAATCTTTCAGCTTATTCAGAAGAATCATGGAATTTCAACAACCATACCGTTAGTGATATTACCCACAAGATAGATTACATTTGTTCACATCTGTGCCAAATTGAATCAATTTgtccaaaaatatttttaaaaaaacctTGAACTAAGAAAATGTATCTTGTACTTATTTTATCTTAGACTTTAAATATTATCTTACCAAGTTATCAAGTAATTCATCAGTGCTATTCCGCACAATTTTttattgtgcaatgagaatcagatggttcattttctttttaattctaTAGTCTATGACTCTATGTTGATATTGTAGCCTCCTGTTATTACTTTGTCCTTCAATTTCTGTAACATTAACtttcaaataaaacaaaaacTATTTTGAGATATTGGATTGCTCCTTGGCAACATGAGCGATCAAGGTTCAAACCTTGTTAACCTCCTTGAATATAGAGGTAAGTTGTGTATATTGAACCTCTCTTCCACAACCCCAACTCAATAATGGTGGATCCTTATGTAATGGGAGGCACCATTTTTGTTTTGAGATATTAGATTATGGAGATAATTCTTATATCATATCTAGTTTATATCTATATACCTTATTTGAAATCATAGTTTACAAATACATTTATTTCAATTTTTTGTCACCAACTACATTTTCATTTTGACTTCAACAAATTTAAGATCTGTAATTtgacttctttttttctttatggtTGAACCTTATGATCATTTAAATACTTGTGAAATCAGCTATATAGAAAAAAAACAAACATGAGTAACTTAAACATACCAAAGAAGCATCACAGGATTACAAGAACCATTCTTTTTACCTGATAGGCTCTTATGCTGAAACGCACTGCTGGCTTGGAGAAAAAGAATCATTACTCTCATCTTCACCTTTTGCATCTTCATACTCAATTGTCCGCATCTTTATCAATGTGATTCCCTACATGTATCACTTGACCAAACAGTTGGATAGAGGCTTTTGTGACTTGATTACTTGCTGGTTCAAGAGTCTCTCTGTCTAAAGCCTGGATGCTACCCTGTCTAGGTGGAGATGAACATCGTGATTGTGAAGGTATCCGAATACTTGGTTCCACAGGCACATCACTCTTCTCTGGTGCATTAACACCATGTACACTATTGAGAAAAGTTTGATTACCATTGCTTTTTGAGTCAAATAAACCGGCTTTGTGGAAAAAATCATGCCTGGCTCCCTGCATCCCAACAGGAAATAAACTGCTATTGGACACTGAGGGGGATAGACTACCAATGATTCTACTCTTGAATCCTGTCAGTACGCTATCCTCCTTATCATCAGGTAATAAAGAACTTTCTTGCTCGTCGAGTATGTTTCTAATAGAACGTGGAATCTCTCCTTGAGGACCAGCAACAAAGCACTCCACTTGCCAGGGACTAACATCTCTGACCTTCTGCAAAACCTCTGGATCATCCCAGGTAATCTGATAGAAACAAGAGGATTAAGGACAGAAATTAACATAAATCACAAAGAACAACCAATGCTCTTATGCAATAATACTAGCAGAAACAAGAAATCAAAATAACGattctttttggatttcaagaaCAGTAACAGAAGTGACGTCTCAATAACTTTTGGTTGGCTGCATTTATCTTTACACAAAATTCTTCGGTTAAATAATAGCAACAGAATATTTTTCTGCTACATTATGTAAAGTTTTTCTTTTAACTCTCTTTATACCTCTCATCGGATTACTATTTCTATGAACATGTCCGTAATGACTACAAATTGTTTCTTGTAAAGTTTTGTATCAATTGATTCACAAATTAAAGAATCTATCTTTTTATATACTCCTGTACATTCATCTCAATATTTTCATCCTGACTAAACTAAATTTATGTTAAATGCTCTTATAATTGTTAAAGACTCCAGTATATAAAGCATAATTGATCTTGCAACTATTTCATaatatccttttttttatattttctttcattTGAGGAAACATGACGATCACACAAAACTCTCAATACCATTCTGCATAATATTTTGTAGACaatatctttatcaatctcttgttaTTACTAACTGATAGATTCAAGATACCCAAAACTTCAATTCATACAATTTTCTTGAATGTCTAAACTACACAAACAGTTATTCTACAAATATCATTATGATTCCATCTCCTACATTCTTTCTTAATCCTACTTAATTTAAAATCTTTAATTCCTTGTATTTGTCTAcatgatccaaaaaaaaaattaatcctaACTAAACTCTCAGATCAAAACAATTGCAACAACACGATACTAGCCACAATCAGCATACTTGATAGAAGCCTTATGGTTACCATTTATTTAGGAACTAGTAGTGAAATGCAACTAAACTGATCAAAGTAGGAaagatggtaatgatagcaaagACTCGCAAAAGATTCAAGAACCAGATGACAACAAAGAAGCAATAACCCGGAAAAGATCTCAAAACCAGGGATAGCACCTGAAGCATGCCCCAAGGCGAGCGCCGCCACAGCCCCGCATCATTGATCGTCACTTTGGTCACCGAGCCATTAAACCAATTCATTCTTGCAGAGTCCCCCGTCTCCACGGACATCCTAACTCGCATCCCAACGGTCCACGACACTCTCGTTGCAGCATCCACTGCTTCCTGCGGCACTACAAACACCGGAGATCTGGCACTCGGATAGTACATTACCTCGAAAGGAAGATTCAACCCAGCCAATCTAACAGCTTCCACCACAGACGCCGGCGGAACTCTTCCTCTAACACTTCTCGAGAATCGTCCGTGTTTTTCCTCCATTTCCACATTTAGTGTTGCTGGGCCGCAGGACCGGCTGGTGCGGCGGATACCGACGAAGACCTTTCCTGACGAATTCATGAAGACCAACGAGTCGCCCGAGATTAGTCTCTTTGAGTTGACGAAATTGCTCCATCCGGAGGTCAGGAGGTGGCGCCGCGGGGTCCCGCGGTAGACGTGCCGGAATGTCCAGGACTTCCCGTGTACGTCGTGGATAATGACAGTTTGCGCCGGGGTCGGGTCCCCCAAATCGAGAGGAGGAAAGATCGACTCGGCGCAGAACCGCGGCACGGAAAACCCGCCCCCAACGTTGGCATCGCTGCGTGTGAGTACCTTAGCGAAGGATATGAAGTTGCCGTCCCCGTAATCTTGGGCCCCCGGCAGCCATAATGAGGAGGACGAGAAGGGAAACTCCGTCTGCGGCTGAACCGGCACCGCAGCAGGCGGCGCGCGAGGGTCGAGGCTGATGCGGGCGAAGACCTCGTCGGTGTTGCGGTTAGCGTGGAGGCGGACTGAGGAGATCCGACAGCGGACGTAAGCACGGGGGCACGGGACGGCGGAGAAATCAGGCAGCGAGGAAGCCTGGTCCGCGTGCCCCTGGGCGAAATAGTACACGGAGGATCCGACGGCGGCGATGCGAGCGGAGATGCCGGCGCTGGCCTTCCACACCCGCGGATCGACTAATTGTAGCTCTTCCCCGGTCGCCGCCGACTTCTCCATCAGGTTTAGGGTTTCAAAATCCCGGCGAGATGGAGTCGGTAACGGAGGCGCGACGCGCGCAGTGGCGGGGAGCGAAGCGGGCATTTATAGTGACGACAAGGAGGCAGGGGGAAGCGGTACGTGTAATACAGGAGATGGTGAGCGAACGGGAACAGAGCCGCCTTAAAAGGACCTCAGCGAAGTGTAAGATAATTAGACGCCGCTTTGGAGGTACTTTATAGTGTCGAACGCAGGTAAGGAAGGGTTGTTACATTGTCACCGGAGATGCCGGGCTCAGGTTGATGTGGTGCCGACATCCCATCCAAAATAACGAGTTCAAAGTCGAGTCCTGAGTCGTATCTTATCTGTCTGTTGGAACTCCCTTTATCCGCCTCCGCCTCAACAGGTTTTTTTCTACTGTTTGGGATACGTAAAAATATtcgtgactctctctctctctctcatatatctATACATCACATTCTTCTTTACATAATTCCGATATCTATCGAGTTATAGCTGTTAGTTATATACATGGTTATCAGTTACACATTGCTGGGCCAACGAACAAGGTAGTATCCGCGTCGCgaccggcccagggaagccatttttcTTTTCGGCAAAAGAGCAAACACGTAACGGGCAACGTTGCGATTTATTGTAAGcagtataacttgaaatcattggaCCTTAATGTATCTTCCTCTCTATTTGAATCGAAGTACTTGATGGTGAAGTGTAGTTAGAGAAGAAGAACATAACCTTTGAGGCAGGGAATCAAAATCTCACTCTATAAACTTGCTGTAGCCCCACCAATTGTTCATTATTTGAGACAGGGAAAACTGCAGCAGCTGCATTGAGATTCATATAATGTTTCGGGGGGACCTTGTATAACAAGACCTCTTTACGGTTAGGTTAGCATCCGCCTCTTAATGAAGCATTTATTCTATAACTACCATCGGTGATAGAAGATTAATTACTTTCTTGGgggaatatttatttatatactatATCGTACCACTTTCATGTG contains:
- the LOC135651730 gene encoding auxin response factor 17-like, with translation MPASLPATARVAPPLPTPSRRDFETLNLMEKSAATGEELQLVDPRVWKASAGISARIAAVGSSVYYFAQGHADQASSLPDFSAVPCPRAYVRCRISSVRLHANRNTDEVFARISLDPRAPPAAVPVQPQTEFPFSSSSLWLPGAQDYGDGNFISFAKVLTRSDANVGGGFSVPRFCAESIFPPLDLGDPTPAQTVIIHDVHGKSWTFRHVYRGTPRRHLLTSGWSNFVNSKRLISGDSLVFMNSSGKVFVGIRRTSRSCGPATLNVEMEEKHGRFSRSVRGRVPPASVVEAVRLAGLNLPFEVMYYPSARSPVFVVPQEAVDAATRVSWTVGMRVRMSVETGDSARMNWFNGSVTKVTINDAGLWRRSPWGMLQITWDDPEVLQKVRDVSPWQVECFVAGPQGEIPRSIRNILDEQESSLLPDDKEDSVLTGFKSRIIGSLSPSVSNSSLFPVGMQGARHDFFHKAGLFDSKSNGNQTFLNSVHGVNAPEKSDVPVEPSIRIPSQSRCSSPPRQGSIQALDRETLEPASNQVTKASIQLFGQVIHVGNHIDKDADN